One window of the Crassaminicella thermophila genome contains the following:
- a CDS encoding TetR/AcrR family transcriptional regulator, giving the protein MRMRMIQAAIEETGEKGIKFTMNDLARRLGVSKRTLYENFSSKEELIDAIIEHFFTTMKEKEKDIINNPNLSTMEKLKEIAMILPNSPRLMYISRFYEMKQYYPKQWEKVEKWLYEWEPEEGLIKEGLRNGQLRKANTIILRKMVIESIMSLAERSFLMKNNITLKEALHSMVDIILHGLVIEKGE; this is encoded by the coding sequence ATGCGTATGAGAATGATTCAGGCAGCTATTGAAGAAACTGGCGAAAAGGGTATTAAATTTACAATGAATGATTTAGCAAGAAGACTAGGTGTAAGCAAACGTACACTTTATGAAAATTTTAGTTCAAAAGAAGAACTGATTGATGCTATTATAGAGCATTTTTTTACGACTATGAAAGAAAAAGAGAAAGATATTATTAATAATCCAAATTTAAGCACTATGGAAAAATTAAAAGAAATTGCTATGATTTTGCCAAATTCCCCAAGGCTTATGTATATCAGCAGATTTTATGAAATGAAACAGTATTACCCAAAACAGTGGGAAAAAGTAGAAAAATGGTTATATGAATGGGAACCAGAGGAGGGATTAATAAAAGAAGGGCTTAGAAATGGGCAATTAAGAAAAGCAAATACTATTATATTAAGAAAAATGGTTATTGAATCTATAATGTCATTAGCTGAGAGAAGTTTTTTGATGAAAAACAATATTACGTTAAAAGAAGCTCTGCATTCTATGGTGGATATTATTTTACATGGACTAGTTATAGAAAAGGGGGAATGA
- a CDS encoding efflux RND transporter periplasmic adaptor subunit translates to MKRKVIILFVLILCIQSFLSGCSFKKDREVMAQSLKPVVVQEIKAESYSDQIVLSGNIKPSKTIKLAYKIPGGIIENIFVEEGDLVKENDILMQLDTYDYILQLQAAEAKWKSSKLKMESQIPSKINQAKAYLDLVSKNYERMKNLYEQGAISTAKMDEVETKYIEATNTYQEALDAEAYTKIELEQAKAARDSAKSNLNDTKLLSPIDGIVLKKLAEVGETAAQGYPVIVLGQLDQVEIEVGVSDSSINKIKKGQKAIVYVYGIDKEVEGIVSEVSPLADAETRTFPVKVRIENKEHILKPGMVGKVTIPLSEKKAVFIPVDAIINMPEGAVVFVYLQEEGIVRKQKITPGEIIGDKLEVKEGLKVGDKIVIEGQFKLKDKDKINVEAIK, encoded by the coding sequence ATGAAACGAAAAGTAATTATTTTATTTGTGTTGATTCTATGCATACAGTCTTTTTTGAGCGGATGTAGCTTTAAAAAAGACAGAGAGGTAATGGCCCAGTCGTTAAAGCCTGTCGTGGTACAAGAGATAAAGGCAGAAAGCTATTCTGACCAAATCGTTTTAAGTGGGAATATAAAGCCCTCAAAGACGATTAAGCTTGCATATAAAATTCCAGGAGGTATTATAGAAAATATTTTTGTTGAAGAAGGGGATTTAGTAAAAGAAAATGATATACTTATGCAGCTAGATACTTATGATTATATCTTGCAATTGCAAGCAGCTGAAGCAAAATGGAAATCCTCAAAGCTTAAGATGGAAAGTCAGATTCCTTCAAAAATAAATCAAGCAAAGGCATATTTAGACTTGGTTTCAAAAAACTATGAAAGAATGAAAAATCTTTATGAACAAGGAGCCATATCAACTGCAAAAATGGATGAAGTTGAAACAAAATATATTGAAGCCACTAATACGTATCAAGAAGCTTTAGATGCAGAAGCATATACTAAAATAGAGCTTGAGCAGGCAAAAGCTGCAAGAGATTCTGCAAAATCAAATTTGAATGATACAAAGCTTTTAAGTCCGATAGACGGGATTGTTCTTAAAAAATTAGCTGAGGTTGGAGAAACAGCAGCTCAAGGGTATCCTGTAATAGTGCTAGGACAATTGGATCAAGTAGAAATAGAAGTTGGAGTTTCTGATAGTAGTATTAATAAGATCAAAAAAGGGCAAAAGGCTATAGTTTATGTATATGGAATTGATAAAGAGGTAGAAGGAATTGTAAGTGAAGTAAGTCCTTTGGCTGATGCAGAAACAAGAACTTTTCCAGTGAAGGTGCGTATTGAAAATAAAGAGCATATATTAAAGCCTGGAATGGTAGGAAAAGTGACGATTCCTTTATCAGAGAAAAAGGCAGTATTTATTCCAGTGGATGCTATTATAAATATGCCTGAAGGAGCAGTTGTATTTGTTTATTTACAAGAAGAAGGCATTGTTCGTAAACAAAAAATTACACCTGGAGAAATAATAGGAGATAAGCTTGAAGTAAAAGAAGGGTTAAAAGTAGGAGATAAAATTGTAATAGAGGGGCAGTTTAAGTTGAAGGATAAGGATAAAATCAACGTGGAGGCGATCAAATAA
- a CDS encoding MATE family efflux transporter — protein sequence MNERSYKLENEKISRLLLNLSLPATIGMIVNALYNVVDTIFIGRGVGTLGIGGLTIAFPIQMMIMALGQLVGIGAASIVSRALGAKDKGRADYVVGNAYSIVLLMGIITAVFGLSFLEPLLKLFGATNTILPYAKEYMFVIFIGSIYFPLVITSNNLVRAEGNAKAAMVSMLIGTGLNILLDPIFIFGFRMGIKGAALATILSQFASLIYVLRYFFGEKSIFHVKLYHLKIKKELQKEIFTVGFASFARQIAGSVVAIILNNSLKIYGGDLAISILGIVNRVLMFLFMPLFGVIQGMQPIVGFNYGAKKIDRVKETVKLSIIVTTVFASFSVLIGELFPTVIMGVFSKDINLVKEGAIVLRVVIMMVPIIGVQIVGSALFQALGKAIPSLILTLLRQVLLFIPLLLILPRFFGLMGIWITYPISDFISTIVTSMIVKREMEKIILEGR from the coding sequence GTGAATGAAAGAAGCTATAAGCTGGAGAATGAAAAAATAAGCAGGTTGCTACTGAATTTATCTTTGCCTGCAACTATTGGGATGATTGTAAATGCATTGTATAATGTTGTAGATACTATATTCATTGGTAGGGGTGTTGGTACTTTAGGCATTGGAGGACTAACAATAGCTTTTCCTATACAGATGATGATTATGGCCCTTGGACAGTTAGTTGGGATTGGTGCTGCATCGATTGTATCAAGAGCTTTAGGAGCAAAGGACAAAGGAAGAGCTGATTATGTAGTAGGAAATGCATACAGTATTGTTTTACTTATGGGGATTATTACAGCAGTTTTTGGATTATCGTTTTTGGAACCATTGCTGAAGCTATTTGGTGCAACAAATACAATCCTACCTTATGCTAAAGAGTATATGTTTGTTATTTTTATAGGAAGTATATACTTTCCTCTTGTTATTACATCAAATAACTTAGTAAGAGCAGAGGGAAATGCCAAAGCTGCCATGGTTAGTATGCTTATAGGAACAGGTTTGAATATTTTATTAGATCCAATCTTTATTTTTGGATTTAGGATGGGGATAAAAGGAGCAGCGTTAGCTACTATTTTATCTCAATTTGCTTCACTTATTTATGTTTTAAGATATTTCTTTGGAGAAAAAAGTATATTTCATGTAAAACTTTATCACCTAAAGATAAAAAAAGAATTGCAAAAGGAAATTTTTACGGTTGGGTTTGCTTCTTTTGCAAGACAAATTGCAGGAAGTGTTGTGGCCATTATATTAAATAACTCATTAAAAATTTATGGAGGAGATTTGGCCATTTCTATTCTTGGAATCGTCAATAGGGTGCTCATGTTTTTGTTTATGCCGCTATTTGGAGTGATTCAGGGAATGCAGCCTATTGTAGGATTTAATTACGGGGCAAAGAAGATAGATAGGGTAAAGGAAACGGTAAAATTATCTATTATTGTTACAACAGTATTTGCTTCTTTTAGTGTTTTGATCGGTGAATTATTTCCTACTGTAATTATGGGGGTATTTAGTAAAGATATAAATTTGGTTAAAGAGGGAGCTATTGTTTTAAGAGTTGTTATTATGATGGTTCCAATAATAGGGGTTCAAATAGTAGGATCAGCATTGTTCCAGGCTTTAGGGAAAGCAATACCATCTTTAATTTTGACACTATTAAGACAGGTTCTATTATTCATTCCTTTATTATTGATTCTTCCTCGCTTTTTTGGACTTATGGGAATATGGATTACCTATCCAATTTCAGATTTTATTTCTACAATTGTTACAAGTATGATTGTAAAAAGAGAAATGGAAAAGATTATTTTAGAAGGAAGATAG
- a CDS encoding TerD family protein, whose protein sequence is MSKLLIKGEKVVIGNLNEGVGGLKIKAVYPNSSEYAFHIDFFIFMVDKNNKVYKDNIVFYNNPISTCKMIRYREDYTDIENIKTIEIDLNGLAENFEKIIFSCSIYKNTADVENVNLLFQIFDQMTNQEMFQINETVDIKNNETVIIGEIYQYKDLWKFNTVKYQYPENLLNSIKKLFNITVI, encoded by the coding sequence GTGTCAAAACTGCTTATTAAAGGGGAAAAAGTTGTAATAGGGAATTTGAATGAAGGGGTAGGTGGCTTAAAGATAAAAGCCGTTTATCCTAATTCTTCTGAGTATGCATTTCATATAGATTTTTTTATTTTCATGGTAGATAAAAATAATAAAGTATATAAAGATAATATTGTTTTTTATAACAATCCAATTAGTACTTGTAAAATGATTAGATATAGAGAAGACTATACGGATATAGAAAATATAAAAACAATAGAAATTGATTTGAATGGACTTGCTGAAAATTTTGAAAAAATAATTTTTAGTTGTTCTATATACAAAAATACTGCTGATGTTGAAAATGTAAATTTATTATTTCAAATCTTTGATCAGATGACAAATCAGGAAATGTTTCAAATAAATGAGACGGTTGATATAAAAAACAATGAAACTGTAATAATAGGAGAAATTTATCAATATAAAGATTTGTGGAAATTTAATACTGTAAAGTATCAGTATCCAGAAAATCTACTAAATAGTATAAAAAAGCTATTCAATATAACTGTTATTTAA
- a CDS encoding MarR family winged helix-turn-helix transcriptional regulator — protein sequence MKREQESIGKWISIIHRYGKVYFEKELKPYNIGSGQIIFLMMLLKKDGISQEFMAEHLKIDKGTTARAIKKLEKEGYVIRKVDPEDKRAYKVYTTEKAVSIKPKIKKILSGFTEILEDSFTEEEKELLLKLLKKMAENAAMKIKGKED from the coding sequence ATGAAAAGAGAACAAGAATCTATTGGTAAATGGATTTCAATTATCCATAGGTATGGAAAGGTATATTTTGAAAAAGAATTAAAACCATACAATATAGGAAGCGGACAAATTATTTTTTTGATGATGCTTTTAAAAAAAGATGGAATCAGTCAGGAATTTATGGCAGAGCATTTAAAAATTGATAAAGGAACGACGGCAAGAGCGATTAAAAAATTAGAGAAAGAAGGGTATGTTATTCGAAAGGTAGACCCAGAGGATAAAAGAGCTTATAAGGTGTATACTACAGAAAAAGCAGTATCTATTAAACCGAAGATAAAAAAAATACTCTCTGGATTTACAGAAATTTTAGAGGATTCTTTTACGGAAGAAGAAAAAGAGCTATTGTTAAAATTATTAAAGAAAATGGCAGAAAATGCAGCTATGAAGATAAAAGGAAAAGAAGACTAA
- a CDS encoding efflux RND transporter permease subunit, with protein sequence MVRWSVNHRSIVMLICFFVFISGVFIYGDMERQENPNVVAPKAVVKCIYPGASPEDIEKLIVKPLEKKINEIPEIKKLESFSMDSIGVIKVTLVDLSDEEIDKVWDDLKDDVDEVKRDLPEQAWEPEVITDFTETYGLLIALTSNQYGYKDLKEVAEELKDRLEEDPDVKAVDIDGEIHEEIHINLDMTKLEQYKIAPSTIAKLIKAHNVNIPGGNLEIGHIKVPVQTSGEYKDVEELKNTVIGISERGNPIHLKDVSDIQRTEEKKEVFITLNNQKALVVGVKYAEGKNMVKVSKRLRKIIEDFKDELYEGMHLTVFTDQADYVNDAIKLFESNLISAIILVVLVVLLAMGSRSALVVSSSIPLIIMSVFVYMKLNGMQLHQVSIASLIISLSLLVANGIVANDSMYLYLERGFDRETACVRGVNEVKIAILTSTLTSIASFLPLAMMQGVAGKFVKSLPILVSVALFSSYITSLTMVPALGYTFLKTKGEGKNKNNLLKKLEEYLKIDKFSKIILNKYKKSLGAGLKRPKFVIGISLAALLLSLMVVPSLGVQLFPPVERDQYVIDVDVKDGSTAERTGEIVEKIGEVLLKEKSIDSFMAKVGDGPLKYYITFVANNASSNKAQIIVNGKQEAIQHIQNLLDSKVPGARINVRKLENAMPVDFPVEVRITGEDISVLKKIANDVKNIVEDVPGGKNVQDTFGFDSYKLRIDVNEEKANLVGLSNYDIAATVRMAINGLEVTKLKQEYIDDDDLPVIMKIPDENKHNKEILENIFFTSSITGENIPIRQIAKIENEFAINKIIRRDTKRTITVGLFVKEGYNTEAVQKKVEEVLKDYKLPKGYTMAFGGASEERNDAFKSMKIPSVIAVAIIYLILVMQFGDLREPFIIMGTIPLSFIGIIWGLKITGYPVGFMALLGAISLMGVVVNNGIVLLDYIKLLQKEYETLSEAIIEACATRIRPIMIGMITTVISLIPLGITGGLLWAPMAYSIIFGMLVSSLLTLYVIPCAYLIVEGEKSIIRKFIVYLASK encoded by the coding sequence ATGGTAAGGTGGAGTGTTAATCACAGAAGTATCGTTATGTTGATTTGTTTCTTCGTGTTTATTTCAGGGGTTTTTATATACGGAGATATGGAAAGACAGGAAAACCCTAATGTTGTTGCCCCTAAAGCAGTAGTAAAATGTATCTATCCAGGAGCAAGTCCTGAGGATATTGAAAAATTGATTGTTAAGCCCTTAGAGAAAAAAATTAATGAAATACCTGAAATTAAAAAACTAGAAAGCTTTTCAATGGATAGTATAGGGGTTATCAAGGTAACGTTAGTAGATTTAAGTGATGAGGAAATTGATAAAGTCTGGGATGATTTGAAGGATGACGTTGATGAGGTAAAAAGAGATCTTCCAGAACAAGCTTGGGAACCAGAAGTTATTACAGATTTTACAGAAACATATGGGCTTCTTATAGCTTTAACATCAAATCAATATGGCTATAAGGATTTAAAAGAAGTAGCAGAGGAATTAAAGGATAGATTAGAAGAAGATCCAGATGTAAAAGCAGTAGATATTGATGGAGAAATTCATGAAGAAATTCACATAAATCTAGATATGACAAAACTAGAACAATACAAGATTGCACCAAGCACTATTGCAAAGCTTATAAAAGCTCACAATGTAAATATTCCAGGAGGAAATTTAGAGATTGGGCATATAAAGGTTCCAGTTCAAACATCAGGAGAATATAAAGATGTTGAAGAACTAAAAAATACAGTTATAGGAATATCTGAAAGAGGCAATCCGATCCACTTAAAGGATGTTTCTGATATTCAAAGGACAGAAGAAAAGAAGGAAGTATTTATTACTTTAAACAATCAAAAGGCCCTTGTTGTAGGTGTTAAATATGCAGAGGGCAAAAATATGGTAAAGGTTAGTAAAAGACTTAGAAAAATAATAGAGGATTTTAAAGACGAACTTTATGAAGGTATGCATCTTACTGTGTTTACAGATCAAGCAGACTATGTAAATGATGCTATAAAGCTTTTTGAAAGCAATTTGATATCCGCTATTATTCTTGTAGTTTTGGTAGTTCTTCTTGCTATGGGTTCAAGAAGTGCTCTTGTGGTATCTAGCTCCATTCCTTTAATAATTATGAGTGTTTTTGTTTACATGAAATTAAATGGAATGCAGCTGCATCAGGTATCTATTGCATCCTTGATTATTTCTTTAAGCTTGCTTGTTGCAAACGGTATTGTTGCAAATGATAGTATGTATTTATATTTAGAAAGAGGCTTTGACAGAGAAACAGCTTGTGTGAGAGGAGTAAATGAAGTAAAGATTGCAATTCTTACTTCGACACTAACAAGTATCGCTTCATTCTTGCCATTGGCTATGATGCAAGGGGTGGCTGGTAAATTTGTAAAGAGTTTACCAATACTCGTTTCTGTTGCTCTGTTTAGTTCATATATTACTTCTCTTACAATGGTTCCTGCATTAGGGTATACATTTTTGAAAACAAAGGGAGAAGGAAAAAATAAAAATAACTTACTAAAAAAATTGGAAGAATACCTAAAAATTGATAAATTTTCAAAAATTATTCTTAATAAATATAAAAAGAGCCTAGGAGCAGGATTAAAAAGACCTAAGTTTGTTATTGGTATTTCTTTAGCTGCTTTACTTTTGAGTCTTATGGTAGTACCAAGCCTGGGAGTTCAGCTATTCCCTCCTGTTGAGAGAGATCAGTATGTAATAGATGTCGATGTAAAAGATGGAAGTACTGCAGAAAGAACAGGAGAAATCGTAGAGAAGATAGGTGAGGTTCTTTTAAAGGAAAAATCAATAGATTCTTTTATGGCGAAGGTTGGAGATGGGCCGTTGAAGTATTATATAACCTTTGTAGCGAATAATGCATCTAGCAATAAGGCGCAGATTATTGTAAATGGAAAACAAGAAGCGATTCAGCATATACAGAATTTGCTAGACAGTAAGGTGCCTGGAGCAAGAATTAATGTAAGAAAGCTTGAAAATGCAATGCCTGTAGATTTTCCTGTAGAGGTAAGGATTACAGGAGAAGATATTAGTGTTCTTAAAAAAATAGCTAATGATGTAAAAAATATAGTAGAGGATGTTCCTGGAGGAAAAAATGTTCAGGATACATTCGGATTTGATTCTTATAAGCTGCGTATAGATGTAAATGAAGAAAAAGCGAATCTTGTAGGCTTAAGTAATTATGATATTGCTGCTACTGTGAGAATGGCTATAAACGGTTTAGAAGTGACAAAGCTAAAGCAAGAGTATATTGATGATGATGATCTTCCTGTTATTATGAAGATTCCAGATGAAAACAAGCATAATAAGGAAATATTAGAAAACATATTTTTCACATCAAGTATAACAGGAGAGAATATTCCTATAAGACAAATTGCTAAAATAGAGAATGAATTTGCGATAAATAAGATAATAAGAAGAGATACAAAAAGAACTATTACAGTAGGATTGTTTGTAAAAGAAGGATATAATACGGAAGCTGTTCAGAAAAAAGTAGAAGAGGTACTAAAAGATTATAAGCTTCCAAAAGGATATACAATGGCATTTGGTGGAGCAAGTGAAGAAAGGAACGATGCTTTTAAATCCATGAAAATTCCTTCTGTTATTGCAGTAGCCATTATCTATTTAATATTGGTAATGCAGTTTGGAGATTTAAGAGAACCATTTATAATTATGGGAACTATTCCACTTTCTTTTATTGGGATTATATGGGGATTAAAAATAACGGGGTATCCTGTAGGATTTATGGCACTTCTTGGAGCTATTAGTTTGATGGGAGTAGTTGTAAATAATGGTATTGTTCTTCTTGACTATATAAAATTGCTGCAAAAAGAGTATGAAACATTAAGCGAGGCTATTATAGAAGCTTGTGCTACAAGAATAAGACCTATTATGATTGGTATGATTACTACGGTAATTTCATTGATTCCACTAGGTATTACAGGAGGCTTACTTTGGGCACCTATGGCTTATTCTATAATATTTGGTATGTTAGTTTCTTCTTTGCTTACGTTATACGTTATTCCGTGTGCATATTTAATAGTTGAAGGAGAAAAATCTATAATTAGAAAATTTATTGTTTATTTAGCTTCAAAATAG